In Exiguobacterium sibiricum 7-3, a genomic segment contains:
- a CDS encoding lysylphosphatidylglycerol synthase domain-containing protein yields the protein MIRGAAGVVLTLAALFLLVRFGLELPVVYDYLQTLLTSYWTVAATVTYAFAFYLRARAWRTADEKNASIAVYLTSLYLGLAINHLSPVKVGEAVRLLTARAIGSPMKRTTAIFVAQRGIDLSVLGLFVAAGLLLGQTMWVAGLAFAGGLLALLLVRRWIKTIYPLIGYGATAWLFEAGAVFCLLQGADADIAFPLVLVAMSAGVLSGIAQFTPGGLGTYELAMGTVLQLAGVANPYELALMTHLFKYAFAFLAPVYVLIRHFPIVTLLFTQFKKHDTKG from the coding sequence GTGATACGTGGAGCTGCGGGCGTCGTTCTGACGTTGGCAGCTCTTTTTTTACTCGTCCGTTTCGGTCTGGAACTGCCTGTTGTTTATGACTATCTCCAAACCCTGTTGACGTCTTACTGGACAGTAGCCGCTACCGTCACTTACGCTTTCGCGTTTTATTTACGCGCACGCGCTTGGCGGACGGCGGACGAAAAAAATGCGTCTATCGCTGTTTACTTGACGAGTCTGTATCTCGGTCTGGCAATCAATCACCTCTCCCCTGTCAAAGTAGGAGAAGCGGTTCGCCTGCTGACAGCGCGAGCGATCGGCAGTCCGATGAAGCGGACGACGGCGATTTTTGTCGCCCAACGCGGCATCGACCTATCCGTACTCGGTCTTTTTGTCGCGGCCGGGTTATTATTAGGACAGACGATGTGGGTCGCCGGGCTTGCGTTTGCCGGTGGTCTGCTCGCCTTGTTGCTGGTCCGGCGATGGATCAAGACGATATATCCCTTGATTGGATACGGGGCGACGGCGTGGCTGTTTGAAGCAGGGGCCGTTTTTTGTCTCTTGCAAGGTGCGGATGCCGACATCGCCTTTCCGCTTGTCCTCGTCGCGATGAGTGCCGGGGTCTTGTCCGGAATCGCCCAGTTTACCCCGGGTGGACTCGGAACGTATGAACTTGCGATGGGAACAGTCCTGCAACTTGCGGGTGTGGCCAACCCATACGAGCTCGCCTTGATGACGCATCTCTTTAAATATGCGTTCGCATTTTTGGCGCCGGTCTATGTGCTCATCCGCCATTTCCCGATTGTTACATTACTGTTCACCCAGTTTAAGAAGCACGATACGAAAGGATGA